In Elaeis guineensis isolate ETL-2024a chromosome 1, EG11, whole genome shotgun sequence, a genomic segment contains:
- the LOC105039570 gene encoding very-long-chain aldehyde decarbonylase GL1-1 isoform X1: MVALLSSWPWDNLGVYKYLLYGPLVAKVIYSSAWEQGKADQWCLHILILCALRGSIHQLWSSFHNMLFLTRRRRVLSDGVDFKQIDEEWDWDNFLILQSFIGALVYYSFLPIRKLPLWDPKGAIVALLLHVGISEPLFYWVHRAFHTGYLFTRYHSFHHSIPVPQSFTAGYGTPLEHLFLCVVMGVPILGACLLGTGSAGLVYGYVLLFDFLRCMGHSNVEVLPHGLFEALPFLRHLIYTPTYHSLHHTEKNSNFCLFMPLFDVWGGTTNSKSWELHKEINEGKNDEVPDFVFLAHVVDVSSSIHVPFICRTFGSMPYSFKPFLLVIWPAAFLTMLVMWAWSKTFLVSFYKLRGRLHQIWAVPRYGFQYFLPFARDGINDQIELAILRADKMDVKVLSLAALNKNEALNGGGTLFVSKHQHLKVRVVHGNTLTAAVILNEIHKDVKEIFLTGATSKLGRAIALYLCRKRIRVLMLTLSAERFQKIQKEAPPECQHYLVQVTKYQAAQSCKTWIVGKWLSPWEQTWAPPGTQFHQFVVPPIIGFRRDCTYGKLAAMRLPQDVQGLGMCEYTMDRGVVHACHAGGVVHFLEGWTHHEVGAIDVDRIDVVWRAALKHGLTPA, from the exons ATGGTTGCTCTCTTGTCTTCCTGGCCTTGGGACAACTTGGGGGTCTACAAG TATCTACTGTATGGGCCACTGGTAGCCAAGGTCATCTACTCGAGTGCATGGGAGCAAGGCAAAGCAGACCAATGGTGCCTCCATATACTAATCCTCTGCGCCCTCAGAGGATCCATCCACCAGCTATGGAGCTCCTTTCACAACATGCTCTTCCTCACCAGAAGGCGCCGAGTTCTCAGCGATGGCGTCGACTTCAAACAAATCGACGAGGAGTGGGACTG ggACAACTTTCTTATCCTTCAATCCTTCATTGGAGCCTTGGTTTATTATAGCTTTCTACCAATCAGAAAGCTGCCTCTATGGGATCCGAAGGGAGCCATCGTTGCTCTACTCCTCCATGTGGGGATCTCTGAGCCTCTGTTTTACTGGGTGCACAGAGCATTCCACACAGGCTACCTCTTCACTCGCTACCACTCTTTCCACCACTCCATTCCCGTGCCCCAGTCCTTCACAG CTGGATATGGCACACCTTTGGAGCACCTCTTCTTGTGTGTGGTGATGGGTGTCCCCATCCTTGGAGCCTGCTTGCTGGGAACCGGCTCTGCTGGCTTGGTCTATGGCTATGTCTTGCTCTTTGATTTCTTAAGGTGCATGGGGCACAGCAATGTCGAGGTGCTCCCCCATGGGCTATTTGAGGCCCTCCCCTTCCTTAGACACCTCATCTACACCCCAAC ATACCATAGCCTTCACCACACGGAGAAGAACTCCAATTTTTGCCTTTTTATGCCTCTCTTTGATGTCTGGGGAGGGACAACCAATAGCAAGTCATGGGAGCTGCACAAAGAGATAAATGAAG GTAAGAATGATGAAGTTCCTGACTTCGTCTTCCTCGCCCATGTGGTGGACGTGTCCTCCTCCATCCACGTACCGTTTATTTGTCGCACCTTCGGCTCGATGCCGTACTCATTCAAGCCCTTCTTGTTGGTGATATGGCCTGCTGCATTCCTAACAATGCTCGTAATGTGGGCGTGGTCCAAAACCTTCTTGGTCTCCTTCTACAAGCTCCGTGGTCGGCTGCACCAAATCTGGGCGGTCCCACGGTATGGTTTCCAG TACTTCCTACCCTTTGCTAGAGATGGCATCAATGACCAGATTGAGCTGGCCATTCTGAGGGCTGATAAAATGGATGTCAAAGTCCTCAGCCTTGCAGCACTGAATAAG AATGAAGCTCTCAATGGTGGTGGAACGCTGTTCGTGAGCAAACACCAACATCTCAAAGTGCGAGTCGTCCATGGTAACACCTTAACAGCCGCTGTCATCCTCAACGAGATCCATAAGGATGTAAAAGAGATCTTCTTAACAGGTGCCACATCCAAGCTAGGAAGGGCAATTGCATTATACCTATGTCGGAAAAGAATCCGAGTATTG ATGTTAACATTATCGGCGGAAAGATTTCAGAAAATTCAGAAGGAAGCCCCACCAGAGTGCCAACACTATCTTGTTCAAGTCACAAAATACCAAGCAGCACAAAGTTGTAAG ACATGGATCGTTGGCAAGTGGTTATCACCATGGGAGCAGACGTGGGCACCTCCAGGTACGCAATTCCACCAGTTTGTGGTCCCTCCTATTATTGGCTTCAGAAGGGACTGCACCTATGGAAAGCTGGCTGCCATGAGGCTTCCTCAGGATGTACAAGGACTGGGAATGTGTGAG TACACGATGGATCGAGGCGTCGTTCATGCCTGTCATGCCGGAGGTGTGGTGCATTTCTTGGAAGGATGGACCCATCACGAGGTCGGTGCGATTGATGTGGACCGGATCGATGTCGTGTGGAGAGCTGCTCTGAAGCATGGGCTCACACCTGCTTGA
- the LOC105039570 gene encoding very-long-chain aldehyde decarbonylase GL1-1 isoform X2 — MVALLSSWPWDNLGVYKYLLYGPLVAKVIYSSAWEQGKADQWCLHILILCALRGSIHQLWSSFHNMLFLTRRRRVLSDGVDFKQIDEEWDWDNFLILQSFIGALVYYSFLPIRKLPLWDPKGAIVALLLHVGISEPLFYWVHRAFHTGYLFTRYHSFHHSIPVPQSFTAGYGTPLEHLFLCVVMGVPILGACLLGTGSAGLVYGYVLLFDFLRCMGHSNVEVLPHGLFEALPFLRHLIYTPTYHSLHHTEKNSNFCLFMPLFDVWGGTTNSKSWELHKEINEGKNDEVPDFVFLAHVVDVSSSIHVPFICRTFGSMPYSFKPFLLVIWPAAFLTMLVMWAWSKTFLVSFYKLRGRLHQIWAVPRYGFQYFLPFARDGINDQIELAILRADKMDVKVLSLAALNKNEALNGGGTLFVSKHQHLKVRVVHGATSKLGRAIALYLCRKRIRVLMLTLSAERFQKIQKEAPPECQHYLVQVTKYQAAQSCKTWIVGKWLSPWEQTWAPPGTQFHQFVVPPIIGFRRDCTYGKLAAMRLPQDVQGLGMCEYTMDRGVVHACHAGGVVHFLEGWTHHEVGAIDVDRIDVVWRAALKHGLTPA; from the exons ATGGTTGCTCTCTTGTCTTCCTGGCCTTGGGACAACTTGGGGGTCTACAAG TATCTACTGTATGGGCCACTGGTAGCCAAGGTCATCTACTCGAGTGCATGGGAGCAAGGCAAAGCAGACCAATGGTGCCTCCATATACTAATCCTCTGCGCCCTCAGAGGATCCATCCACCAGCTATGGAGCTCCTTTCACAACATGCTCTTCCTCACCAGAAGGCGCCGAGTTCTCAGCGATGGCGTCGACTTCAAACAAATCGACGAGGAGTGGGACTG ggACAACTTTCTTATCCTTCAATCCTTCATTGGAGCCTTGGTTTATTATAGCTTTCTACCAATCAGAAAGCTGCCTCTATGGGATCCGAAGGGAGCCATCGTTGCTCTACTCCTCCATGTGGGGATCTCTGAGCCTCTGTTTTACTGGGTGCACAGAGCATTCCACACAGGCTACCTCTTCACTCGCTACCACTCTTTCCACCACTCCATTCCCGTGCCCCAGTCCTTCACAG CTGGATATGGCACACCTTTGGAGCACCTCTTCTTGTGTGTGGTGATGGGTGTCCCCATCCTTGGAGCCTGCTTGCTGGGAACCGGCTCTGCTGGCTTGGTCTATGGCTATGTCTTGCTCTTTGATTTCTTAAGGTGCATGGGGCACAGCAATGTCGAGGTGCTCCCCCATGGGCTATTTGAGGCCCTCCCCTTCCTTAGACACCTCATCTACACCCCAAC ATACCATAGCCTTCACCACACGGAGAAGAACTCCAATTTTTGCCTTTTTATGCCTCTCTTTGATGTCTGGGGAGGGACAACCAATAGCAAGTCATGGGAGCTGCACAAAGAGATAAATGAAG GTAAGAATGATGAAGTTCCTGACTTCGTCTTCCTCGCCCATGTGGTGGACGTGTCCTCCTCCATCCACGTACCGTTTATTTGTCGCACCTTCGGCTCGATGCCGTACTCATTCAAGCCCTTCTTGTTGGTGATATGGCCTGCTGCATTCCTAACAATGCTCGTAATGTGGGCGTGGTCCAAAACCTTCTTGGTCTCCTTCTACAAGCTCCGTGGTCGGCTGCACCAAATCTGGGCGGTCCCACGGTATGGTTTCCAG TACTTCCTACCCTTTGCTAGAGATGGCATCAATGACCAGATTGAGCTGGCCATTCTGAGGGCTGATAAAATGGATGTCAAAGTCCTCAGCCTTGCAGCACTGAATAAG AATGAAGCTCTCAATGGTGGTGGAACGCTGTTCGTGAGCAAACACCAACATCTCAAAGTGCGAGTCGTCCATG GTGCCACATCCAAGCTAGGAAGGGCAATTGCATTATACCTATGTCGGAAAAGAATCCGAGTATTG ATGTTAACATTATCGGCGGAAAGATTTCAGAAAATTCAGAAGGAAGCCCCACCAGAGTGCCAACACTATCTTGTTCAAGTCACAAAATACCAAGCAGCACAAAGTTGTAAG ACATGGATCGTTGGCAAGTGGTTATCACCATGGGAGCAGACGTGGGCACCTCCAGGTACGCAATTCCACCAGTTTGTGGTCCCTCCTATTATTGGCTTCAGAAGGGACTGCACCTATGGAAAGCTGGCTGCCATGAGGCTTCCTCAGGATGTACAAGGACTGGGAATGTGTGAG TACACGATGGATCGAGGCGTCGTTCATGCCTGTCATGCCGGAGGTGTGGTGCATTTCTTGGAAGGATGGACCCATCACGAGGTCGGTGCGATTGATGTGGACCGGATCGATGTCGTGTGGAGAGCTGCTCTGAAGCATGGGCTCACACCTGCTTGA